A portion of the Homalodisca vitripennis isolate AUS2020 chromosome 2, UT_GWSS_2.1, whole genome shotgun sequence genome contains these proteins:
- the LOC124355793 gene encoding uncharacterized protein LOC124355793 has translation MVYGKINEFTLLGQLEADIGALNGVFYWSNQIIYSHPKPLVLIIEVWEVLVQGLIAFVVAIILLKGTYQRNPKYVKLWVYFSTVTCVVDCLMVTLLAIHDVFYLITLLIVPLNIYIILVVYSFYREQIQDPNPC, from the exons ATGGTTTATGGAAAGATCAACGAGTTCACGTTACTCGGCCAGCTAGAGGCTGAC ATTGGTGCTTTGAATGGAGTATTTTATTGGTCAAATCAGATAATATACAGTCATCCAAAACCCTTAG TTCTTATAATCGAGGTCTGGGAAGTATTAGTACAGGGCCTCATCGCTTTCGTAGTTGCTATTATTCTCCTGAAAGGAACTTATCAG cGAAATCCCAAATACGTCAAGCTGTGGGTGTATTTCTCCACTGTTACGTGTGTAGTAGACTGCCTCATGGTTACACTGTTGGCGATCCACGACGTTTTCTATCTTATTACCTTACTTATCGTTC CGTtgaatatttacatcattttggTAGTCTACAGTTTCTACAGGGAGCAGATCCAGGACCCAAACCCCTGCTAG